From the genome of Acidaminococcus sp.:
TGTTCAATCCGCTGCTGCCTGCCGGCGTAACCGGTGTCATTGCCGTCATGTGGCGCTTTTTCTGTGAGTATATACCGTTTACGATTGGTGCTATCGTCACCATCCGGTATTTTGGCCTTGATATTCTGACGCAAATTCGAAGGAGGAATTCGGACGAATGAGAAAAATCCTCGTAACCGGGGGAGCTGGCTTTATCGGTTCCCATGTCCTTGAGAAATTGCGTCTCCACGGATTTACGGACGTGACGGTACTTGACTCTTTTGTCTCCGGCTGCCGCGCCCATATCCCTGATGGTATGCGGGTTGTAGAAATGGATGTGCGTGATCCGCAGCTTTCTTCTTTCCTTGCAAGGGAGCATTTTAAATGCGTTATTCATCTGGCAGCTCAGACTCAGGTTCCGTATTCTATGGAACATCCGGAAGAAGATGCCGATATCAACATCATGGGGCTTCTGAATCTCCTGGAAGGATGCCGTAAGAGCGGTGTATCTCAGATTATTTTTTCATCCAGTGCTGCCGTCTACGGTGACAATCCGCATCTTCCTCTTAAAGAAGAAGAAACGGTTCGTCCGCTTTCCTTCTACGGGCTTTCCAAGGCGGTATCAGAGTCGTACATTCGTCTTTACTGCCATGAATATTCTATGGATGGCATGATCCTGCGCTTTGCAAACGTGTATGGCGAGCGCCAGGGTGAGAGTGGGGAAGGCGGTGTCATCAGCATCTTTGCCAAAAAGATTGCCAGGGGCGAGGACCTAACCGTTTTTGGCGATGGGAGCCAGACCCGTGATTTTGTCTATGCCGGTGATATTGCGGAAGTCATTGTGAGGGCTATTGGTGAACCGGGTGTGCATGTTCTGAACGTAGCTACCAATACGCGTGTGTCCCTGAATGAGCTGATTGAACTGTTCAGAAAACTCACGGACCACCCCTTTGCCGTTCATTATGGTCCTGTCCGGGACGGCGATATCTGCGACTCGGTCCTTTCTAATGAAGCTTTGAATAAAACGCTGGGATTCAGGCAGTTTACTAATCTTTCCGAGGGGCTGAAAAAAACGCTGGAAGATACGCTGAAACATTGCTGAACCCAGTTTCGGGTAAGATAAAATGAAAAAGAGTTTTACAATTTTAACACTCATCTGCTGTCTTCTTCTGGGTGCCGGCTGCCACAAGGAAGCCAAGGCGCCGAAGCCCGTAAATGAGAAGCCGGCTGTGATGTCGGTTCGCATCGGCGCGGGTAATGTGCCGGGAGTTTATGCCCGCATCGGATCCGAGCTCGATAAGCTCCTGAAAAAGGAACTTCCGGATGCGGCAGACGGTACGTTATCATCGAATGGTTCTATTGCCAACGTCGAGCTGCTGCACCAAAAGAAAGTGGAACTGGCGCTGACCCAGGAAGATGTCGCCGAACTTGCCTTTGCAGGAAAGGGTCCCTTTGCGGGGCGTCCGTTCCAGGATATCCGGCAGATTGCGTCCCTCCACCTGGAAGCACTCCATTTCATCGTGCCTTTTGATTCTCCGATACGCAGTGTGGCCGATTTAAAGAAAAAACGGATTGCCCTGAATGCACCGGGGTCGGGTTCTGAGGTCACTGTACGTAAGGTCCTGCAGGCCTGGCACTTGACTGATCAGGATGTGGATATCCAGTATCTTCCTGAAGATCAGATTTTAAAAGGGTTGGAAGCTGGAACGCTGGATGCCGCTTTTATCATTACCGGCTTTCCCAGCCTGGAACTGAAGCCTTATGTGGCAGATCATAAAGTCAGACTTGTCTCTTTGGAAGGCCCCCAGCTGGCCTCGATGTTCGAGCGCTATGGATATTATCATCCGGTGCTTATGGGGGCAGGTACTTACAAGGAACAGAACAACCCTGTCGTCACGCTGGGAGTACGCTGCCTGCTGGTCTGCACGGAATCTACACCCAAAGAGATTACGGCGGCAGCGGCTTCTGTGATCTGCGCTCATCTGGAAGACCTGAAGATTGCTGATGAAGCTTTCTGGCCTTTGGAAAAGTCGGATCTTTTTCCTGTACTCGGTGTTCCCATGGTGGAAACTTCCAAAGAGTTTAAAGCGAAAGTGTCAGAGAAAAAGCGGTGAATTTGCAGGTATACCACTGTATTGCAATTCCTATTTTTTCTCTGTATAATGTTGAACGTGTACATTTATTGCCCCAGCTATGCTATAATGGGCGCTTATGGGGCAATTTGCTGCGGTATAATTTTATTTTTGTTTTTTACTGGACAGTGGACTGACTGTTCAGTGCTTTTATATTCATTTTAAATAAAGATTAATAAAAGATTTGTGAGGAGGTGCCTTTTTGAATAAAGGTCAACGTAATACAAAAAAGTTAAATATTATTCCCTTGGGCGGATTAGGTGAAATCGGAAAGAATATGACCGCCTTTAAGTATGGGGAAGAAATCATTCTTGTGGATGCCGGTCTGGCATTCCCTGACGATGATATGCTCGGAATCGATCTGGTTATTCCTAATTTTGCTTATCTGCAGGAGAATAAGGAAAAAGTCAAGGGTATTTTTCTGACCCATGGCCACGAAGATCACATCGGTGCGCTGCCATATGTAATGAAGGAAATCGACTGTCCCGTTTACGGTACGCCGCTGACGCTTGGCATCCTGTCCGGACGTCTTAAGGAAAATGGCGTTTCTGACGCCAAATGCAGGGAAGTGAAACCCGGCAGTACGGTTCGTGCCGGCTGTTTCCGTGTTGAATTTATCCACGTCAACCACAGTATCCCTGACGCGGTAGCACTCGCCATCCATACCCCGGTTGGTGTGATTGTTCACACGGGTGACTATAAGTTCGATCAGACCCCGGTGGACGGCCAGCCGACGGATTTTGCCCGCCTGGCTGAAGTCGGCGATAAGGGCGTGCTGCTGCTCATGGCTGACAGTACGAATATTGAACGGCCGGGATTTACGCCCAGTGAAAAGAACGTCGGTAAGATCCTTGACGAACAGTTCCGTCTGGCTAAAAACAGGGTCATTGTGGCAACGTTCTCTTCCAACGTGCACCGGATTCAGCAGGTGATTGATGCTGCTGTCGTAACGCACCGTAAGGTAGCTGTCATTGGCCGCAGTATGGTCAATGTTGTCAATATCTCTATTGAAATGGGATATCTGAATGTGCCCAAAGGTGTCCTGATTGATATCGATGAAACGCGCAACTATGCACCGCGGCAGATTGCCATTATTACCACGGGCAGCCAGGGCGAGCCGATGAGTGCCCTGACGCGCATGGCGAACAGTGACCATAAGAAAGTTTCGATTATGCCGGGCGATACGGTTATTATTTCCGCAACGCCGATTCCGGGCAACGAAAAGGGCGTTGCCCGTACTATTGATAATCTGTATAAACAGGGCGCTGAAGTTGTCTACGGCAGAGAACGCGGCATTCACGTTTCCGGGCACGCCAGCCAGGAAGAAATCAAGATGATGCACCGTTTGATCCGTCCGAAGTTCTTCATGCCGGTTCACGGTGAATACCGTCATCTGGTTCTTCATAAGAAGCTGGCAATGCAGCTCGGTATGCCGAAAGAAAATGTGGTCATTGCCGAAAACGGTTCCATTGTGGAACTGACACCGAATTCTATCGGCATCAACGGAAAAGTAACTTCCGGCAAGGTCCTGATTGACGGGCTTGGTGTCGGCGATGTCGGGAATGTTGTTCTTCGTGACCGCCGTCAGCTTTCTCAGGATGGTATCCTGATTGTGGTTGTTACCATCGATCACAGCAATTACTCCATTGCTGCCGGCCCGGATATCGTTTCCCGCGGTTTTGTCTACGTCCGTGAATCGGAAGAATTGATGGAAGGGGCCCGCGATCGTGTCCTCAGCACGCTTGACAAGTGCCGCGAGGACCATATTACCGAATGGTCCGCACTGAAGTCTGCCGTACGTGATTCCCTCGGTAAGTATCTTTTTGAAAAAACGAGACGGCGTCCGATGATTCTGCCGCTCATCATGGAAATTTGATTATAATGCAGGAAGGGTAGCAGTGAAAAAGAAGGGTTCTAGAAAAAATACACAAAAGAATACTCAGCAAATTGAAATCATCCCGAACCGCGAAGTCATCGGGATCTTGCTCTTCGCCTTTGCATGCATCATGGGGGCCGGTCTTCTTGGCTTTGAAATGGGCTCACTGGGGTCTTTTATCAAGCGGGTACTGACGTATTCCCTGGGCAAGGGCGCGTTCCTTTTCCCGCTGTACATTGCTTGTCTGGGACTCGGTTACATCGTTAATCATGAGCATCTGCGTCTTTCCAAGCGTTTCTTTTCTCTGCTTCTTTTTGTGGTTTCTCTCTTATCCCTGTGGCATGTCTATGTTGTTCCCCAGGGATCTGAGATTATGCCTGAATACCTTCCGGTCGGCGGCGGCCTTCTCGGAGGCTCCATCGTGTTTGTTCTGACCAAGATTATCGGCCGGCTCGGCACAATCATTGCGCTGGCGGCTCTGACACTGGTATCCATGGTCCTGACCAATCGTTTTTCTCTTTCCAAGCCGCTGAAATTTGCCGGCGAAGAAATGAAGGAAGGCGCTGCTACGGCCGCACAAAAAATTGAGTCCATCCATCTCAACTGGAAGAAGGATGAACCCCAAAATGATATTTATGATCAGGAAGAGGAACCTGATACGAGAAAGCGTTCCCGGAATGGGGACAAACCAAAGAAGTCCCTGGCCCAGAAAATCAAGGATACTGTAAGCAGCAATAAGCCAATCCTGCATTTTGACCCTGAACAGATTGAAGGCACAAGTGCGGATTCCGGTGCAGGAGCTACTTCCCGTACGGATACGGCTCCGCGGGTCTACACGCCTGCAATCCCGCCGAATATCCCTGATGACGAACAGAAACCCGTCAGTGTGGAGGAGACTGCTCCTTTATTTGAGCCGGAGCAGGGAGCAGGGGAGGGGAGTACTGAGCCCCAGTATAAGTTCCCTCCGTTTTCGCTGCTGGATAGTCCGCGTCCGGTGAATCTGAAAAATTCCCAGAAAGAAATGCAGCGGCAGGGCGGTATTATCGAACAGACACTCAGTGATTTTGGTGTCAATGCCTCTCTCATCAATGTGACGAAAGGGCCTTCCGTCACTCGCTATGAAGTGGCACCGGCCCCTGGCGTCAAAGTCAATAAGATTCAAAATCTTGCTGAAGATATTGCACTTAAACTGGCTGTGACCAGTGTACGTATCGAGCCTATTCCCGGAAAGGCAGCGATTGGGATTGAAGTACCGTCAAACTTAAAAGAGCCGGTTACTTTCCGTTCCATTGTGGACTGTGATGAAGTGCGCCGCGCCAAGGGTAAACTCTGCGTAGGTCTCGGCAAGGATATTTCCGGCCGTGTTATTGTGGCCGATCTGAGTAAAATGCCGCACCTTCTGATAGCCGGTTCTACCGGTTCCGGTAAAAGTGTGTGCATCAATACGATTATTGCCAGTCTCCTGTATCGGGCCCGTCCGGATGAAGTGAAGCTGATTCTGGTCGATCCGAAAGTGGTGGAACTGACCAACTATAATGGCATCCCGCATCTTCTGACTCCTGTAGTCACGGGACCGAAGCAGGCTGCCTCTGCCCTTCACTGGGCTGTGGTAGAAATGGAACGCCGTTACAGCCTCTTTGCCAAGACGGGCGTCCGCAAAGTCGATGATTATAATAAGATTGCCGGTGAAGGGGAGAAACTTCCCTTTATCGTCGTCATCATCGACGAGCTGTCTGATTTGATGATGGTTGCTGCCGTGGATGTGGAAGACGCTATCCTTAGACTTGCCCAGAAAGCACGTGCTGCAGGAATCCACTTGATTCTTGCCACGCAGCGTCCTTCCGTCGACGTCCTTACCGGTACTATCAAAGCCAATATTCCTTCCCGTATTGCGTTTGCCGTGTCGTCCAATACGGACAGCCGGACAATCCTGGACATGAGCGGTGCTGAAAACCTGCTTGGCAAGGGCGATATGCTCTATTTTCCGACAGGTGCCAATAAGCCGATCCGTGTGCAGGGCGCATTCATTACGGATGAGGAAATTGCCCGTATCGTTAACTTTATCAAGGTTGAGTCCATTCCTACAAATTATACGGAAGAAGTCACCACACAGGAACTTTCCGAAGATAAGAAAAAACATACTACCGGACCTGAAACTGAAGCCGAGGATCCGCTCTTTCTGGATGCACTTCAGCTTGTACTGGATACGCACCAGGCGTCTTCCTCGATGCTTCAGCGTAAGTTCCGGATTGGTTATACAAGGGCAGCACGATTGGTAGATACGATGGAAGAGAAGGGTATTGTAAGCCCTGCCGACGGCAGTAAGCCGAGGACCCTGAGAATGAGTGAAGCTGCCATTGAAGAAAGATTTTTTAATAAGAACAAGAAAGAGGCTGACTTTTGATGAAGAAAGTGGGAGAGTATTTACAGAAACTGCGGGTCGAAAAGAATGTTTCCCTGGAAGAAGTTGCCGAGAAGACAGGCATACGCGTCCAGTACCTGCAGGCTCTTGAAAATGGTGACTATAATAAAATCCCGGGGGATGTCTTTATCAAGGGATTTATCCGTAACTATGGGAATTATCTTGGTGTTGACGGCAATGGCCTGGTAGATGCTTATATCAAGGAAAATGAACAGCCGGCAGCTTCAGCCCCTGCCGCTGATCAATCTTCTGATACCATCGTGATTCATCGTCCTCTTTCTTCTCATGATGAAGAAGAAGGGGATGGGGCTACCAAACCGCTCGATGTGGTGCCGCTGTCCGATGCTCCTCCGACCGTTCCTGAGTCCGAAGAGGAAGAAGAACCGCAGCCGGAAATCAAACCGTTCATCAAGGAATTGGATGATGATGATCTGGCTGACCTCGAAAATGCCGCTGAAGAGGAGAGCCAGGGCGGCTTTGTGCAGCGCATCAAACGCTTTATTGATGAGAATTTGTACGAAGATGTGCCCGACGAAGAGGATGATAAGGGAAGCGGCGCGTTTTCCGGCTATGCTTATCAAAAAGAGGAAGAGGATGGCAGTAAGAAAGGTCTTGCTGCTTATCTGAATATGAAGGTATTTACCGTTGTTTTCGGTGTCTGCCTCTTGATTTTCTGTCTTGTCATGGCGTATTTTATCTTTGGCGGCAAGACGACGCCTGAGATTCCTGCCACTACATCGCTTTCTGACAGCGTAAAGAGTGAAAACTCGAATACGAGGGCAGCTGAGAAGGAAGAACAGAAAGCCCAGGAAACCGAGAAAACGGATACAACGAAAGACACGAAGAAAGAAGAGAAAAAGAGTGAAACCAAGACCTACGGTCAGGCGACCAAGGGTGGCGTCACGGTGGAAGTTACGTATAACAAGCCGGTATGGACCCAGACCAGTATCGATGGGAAATCCGTGGAAGCGATGACGGTCCCGAAGGGATCTACACGCATATTTAACGGCAAAAAATCGGTCCGCATCACTTTCGGCAGTATTCGTGATGTGTCCATCAAGGTGAATGGTAAGGATGCTCCGCTCAAAGATACTGAATGGGGCACTATGACAAAGACATTTACAGCAAAGTAATGAATGAGGCTGCTGCACACTTGTGGTGCAGCAGCCTCAGCAGATAACAGAGACAAACGAAGCCGGTTCTGCCGGTCTGTAGAGAAGGGAGCCTATTTTGAAGATTGGTGTTGTCAGCCTTGGATGTCCGAAGAATCTGGTCGATTCCGAAGTGATGATGGGGCTTATCGAAGAAAGAAAATGGGAAATAACCAATGATCCGGCCGCTGCGGATATCATCATTGTGAATACGTGCGGATTCATCGAGAGTGCCAAGACGGAATCTATCAATACGATTCTGCAGATGGCAGAATATAAAAAAGGCGATGCACATAAAAAGCTTATTATGACGGGATGCCTGGGACAGCGGTACGCCGATGAACTTTTTGAATCCCTGCCGGAAGTGGATGCCATTGTCGGCACGGAATGTTATGACCGAATCGGCGAGGTCATTGACCGCGTTGAGAAGGGCGAGCGTTTTAAGATGATTCTGCCGGTAAAGGCATACTCCCAAAAAGCAAACCGTGTTCTTACTACGCCGAAATATACAGCTTATCTTAAAATCGCCGAAGGCTGCAGCAATTGCTGTACCTATTGCGCCATTCCTAAGATTCGGGGGCCTTATCGCAGCCGTCCCTATGAGGAAATTATAGCAGAAGCCCGTAAACTGGCGGATGCCGGCGTCAAGGAAATTATCCTGGTGGCGCAGGACACCACCCAGTATGGCATCGACCTATACGGGAAGTACCGTCTCGCGGAGCTTCTGCGTGATCTGAATAAGATTGAAAAATTGAAATGGATCCGCATTCTGTACTGCTATCCAGATTCTTTCACGGATGAACTCATTGAAACCATCGCCACCTGTGAAAAGGTATGCCATTATGTGGATTTACCGCTGCAGCATGCCAGCAATTCGCTTCTCAAAACGATGCGGCGCCGTGATACGCGTGAACAGGTGGAAACGCTGCTCGATAAACTGAGACGCCGAATTCCGGACATCTGTCTGCGGACAACCTTTATTGTCGGTTTCCCCGGCGAAACGGAAGAACAATTCGAGGAACTGCTCGATTTCACTGAAAAGGAACGCTTCCAGTGCGCCGGTGTCTTTACCTATTCCAAGGAGGAAGGTACGGAAGCTGCGGAAATGCCAAATCAAATCGATGAGGACGTCAAACAGGACCGTTATCACCGCCTGATGGCCCTCCAGGCCAAGATTTCAGAAGAAATCCAGCAAAGTCGTGAAGGCAGGACGCTGGAAGTCGTTGTGGAAGGCCACGATGAGGAAAATCCGGACCTTGCCGTAGGACGCTCCTATGCGGAAGCCCCCGACATCGACGGAAAGATCTTTATTGAAAACGGCAGGAACCTGAAGACCGGTTCCTTTGTGAAAGTAGAAATCCAACAGGGCTTTACGTACGAAGCGGTTGCTCAACTTGTGACGGAGTGATTCCTGATAAAAGCGGAAATCTCCAGGCGTGGCTTAATCAAGCTGCGGCCGTACTCCGCTTTCTTTGCGGCTTTGTAAGGAGATTTTTTATATGACTGATATACATTCCATAGTTCGTCTGCTCAAAAATCATCTGTATCCAACGTATCAGCTGCATGCAGTCATGGCAAACAAAAGAATAACGCCTGAGGATGGTCTCAAGCGTGGGGCCCTTACGGTTATCGACTGGGTCTGCCAGCGGCTGGGCGGGGACGTACCATCGTCTCTGCAAGTGCCGAAGCCGGAAGAGTATGCGAATTTTGACAGCAATCGCCTTGTATCAGTGCATTTGAACTATGGCTTTGTTATCGATATTGTTTCGCTGCCGGAAAAGGGAATCTGGAGTCTGCAGATTACGGAACCTGACCTTGGCAGCGATCCGGGGAATCCGCATCAGGGGCGTCAGCCTGTGGCGGGCCGTATTTTTGAGACAGATGTGGCTTTTCTGGTGCAGGATAATGAACTGGAAATCGGCGTCAAGACTATCATTTCAGATCCGGTAGGGTCGGCTCTGGCGGATGTGTATCGGCCGGCTTTTGTTAAAAAACTATACAATGATCCGGAGTTCGGCCTGAAGCATCTGATCCCGATTGAGCCAAAGCTGCACATGGTGCAGAATCAGGCGCAGCTGAAAAGGGTACTGCATCTTTACCATCATCCGGAAAACCAGCTGCCGCTGGTGCTATTCAGCAAAATCAGGAAAAATATCTCTGAGGAACGCCCGGCAATGCCAGGTCTTACGTTGAATCAATTGCAGACCGGAGGGGCTCTGCATAAGGATATTACACTTCCGGGCGGACATCTGTTAAAAAACAATGTGGGAAAGAAGCAAAATCCCATTTGGGCAAAAGAAAAAGCCGCCAAGGGACATCAGAAAGGAAAGCCCCGTGAATGGAACGGTGCAGCGATGGGAAGTTTACGGGAATTCAAAGTAAAAGGGCCTTCCGGTTCAGACCAGATCGATTCATTACGGATTCTGAACGGCAATTCTTTTGCCGAAGCACTCAAACCAGTGGAACCGTCAAAACCCAGTACATCTTTTCAAACCGTTTTCCCACCGTACGATGTGAAGCGGTTTGCTGCTTCTCTGGCAGGCTTTGCCCATGTATTCCTGTTGGAACCGGAACTGCTCGACACGTTGAATCAAGAGGAAAATCTGGAGCTTAGAACTGGGGACGTCCTCCTTCTGGAGCCTCAGTGTTTTCAAGGCGCAAAAAAGATATTCCCGCTGGCGCAGGCCAGGCAAAATACCAGGCTGTTATGGCAATATCTATATACCTATCCGCGGGAAAAGGCATTCGACTTCGGCAATGTGTATTTTCTAAGCGGTGCCCAGGAGGCACTGGTACATAGCGGGCAGGAGGCACAGAATTTTTCCCTCAGACAGGCGGAACGTTATGCTACGGAGCAGGAAGTCAAAGATGCACAGTGGTAGGAACGCCTGAAAGAAAAAGACCGGGCTTTAGCAATACTCGAAAGCAAGCTGCATAAACAGGAGCAGCAGCTGACCATAGCCGGAGAAAAAGCTATCGACGAGAGGCAGCAGTTACAGCAGAAAATCGAAAGGCAGGATAAGCTCCTCCGGGAGAATGAGGATTATATCCGATATCTGAAGGAACGAATTGCCCGTCCTCATACGAAAAAGGAAATATCCGGCTGGGCGGAGAGCCAGCTTTCTGATCATCTGGTGCTGCTGCCCAAGGCTTTATCGGCACTCGACGCTGCTTCTCTCAGCAGTGACAGACTGGAGGAAGTTTATGATTCGCTGGAGTTTCTGGCTCACGAATACTGGGAATCCCGCTATGCAGGGCTGACAGAAGAACAGCTGCTGCTGCGGTGCTCCTTGAAGTACAATAAGAAGTTTGAGATTACGCCAAACAGTGACAGCAGCATCAATACGTATCCGGGACAGTATAAAGTGTTCCATTACAAAGAGCCGGACGGAAACGAAGTCACGAAAGAACTGAAATATCATCTGAAATCCGGCAACAAAGCAGAACACCTGGTGCGGATTTACTTTTTCTTTGATGATGCCCGCCGGCTGATTGTGGTCGGCAGCCTGCCGGATCATCTGGATACGGTACTGTATTAATTTTGAGTGAAAAGATCAGGAGGCACTTCTTTTAAGATACGTGCCTTCTTTTTAACGATTTTATCCTTTGGCCGCTTACTGCTGATTTCCTGTGACAATTGCATCAGGGGGCAATCTGTGATAACATGATAAATTGCCACTGATATACGCAAATTGTTTTCTGCTCGGTATCGGCAAAAGTCGCTTTTACCAATGCCAGGCTGCAATTCCCCGAATTTTGTGGCTTCCCATTCGCATCAGAATGGGCCGGATATTGATGGTACCTTTTTATTGGATACGAAAATGACCTGAATCCAGGGTTCTTTGTGAAAGTAGAAATCCAACAGGGCTTTACGTACGAAGCGGTTGCCCAACTTGTGAAGGAGTGATCCTGATGGATGTA
Proteins encoded in this window:
- a CDS encoding NAD-dependent epimerase/dehydratase family protein; translated protein: MRKILVTGGAGFIGSHVLEKLRLHGFTDVTVLDSFVSGCRAHIPDGMRVVEMDVRDPQLSSFLAREHFKCVIHLAAQTQVPYSMEHPEEDADINIMGLLNLLEGCRKSGVSQIIFSSSAAVYGDNPHLPLKEEETVRPLSFYGLSKAVSESYIRLYCHEYSMDGMILRFANVYGERQGESGEGGVISIFAKKIARGEDLTVFGDGSQTRDFVYAGDIAEVIVRAIGEPGVHVLNVATNTRVSLNELIELFRKLTDHPFAVHYGPVRDGDICDSVLSNEALNKTLGFRQFTNLSEGLKKTLEDTLKHC
- a CDS encoding TAXI family TRAP transporter solute-binding subunit, with amino-acid sequence MKKSFTILTLICCLLLGAGCHKEAKAPKPVNEKPAVMSVRIGAGNVPGVYARIGSELDKLLKKELPDAADGTLSSNGSIANVELLHQKKVELALTQEDVAELAFAGKGPFAGRPFQDIRQIASLHLEALHFIVPFDSPIRSVADLKKKRIALNAPGSGSEVTVRKVLQAWHLTDQDVDIQYLPEDQILKGLEAGTLDAAFIITGFPSLELKPYVADHKVRLVSLEGPQLASMFERYGYYHPVLMGAGTYKEQNNPVVTLGVRCLLVCTESTPKEITAAAASVICAHLEDLKIADEAFWPLEKSDLFPVLGVPMVETSKEFKAKVSEKKR
- a CDS encoding ribonuclease J, which translates into the protein MNKGQRNTKKLNIIPLGGLGEIGKNMTAFKYGEEIILVDAGLAFPDDDMLGIDLVIPNFAYLQENKEKVKGIFLTHGHEDHIGALPYVMKEIDCPVYGTPLTLGILSGRLKENGVSDAKCREVKPGSTVRAGCFRVEFIHVNHSIPDAVALAIHTPVGVIVHTGDYKFDQTPVDGQPTDFARLAEVGDKGVLLLMADSTNIERPGFTPSEKNVGKILDEQFRLAKNRVIVATFSSNVHRIQQVIDAAVVTHRKVAVIGRSMVNVVNISIEMGYLNVPKGVLIDIDETRNYAPRQIAIITTGSQGEPMSALTRMANSDHKKVSIMPGDTVIISATPIPGNEKGVARTIDNLYKQGAEVVYGRERGIHVSGHASQEEIKMMHRLIRPKFFMPVHGEYRHLVLHKKLAMQLGMPKENVVIAENGSIVELTPNSIGINGKVTSGKVLIDGLGVGDVGNVVLRDRRQLSQDGILIVVVTIDHSNYSIAAGPDIVSRGFVYVRESEELMEGARDRVLSTLDKCREDHITEWSALKSAVRDSLGKYLFEKTRRRPMILPLIMEI
- a CDS encoding DNA translocase FtsK, producing the protein MKKKGSRKNTQKNTQQIEIIPNREVIGILLFAFACIMGAGLLGFEMGSLGSFIKRVLTYSLGKGAFLFPLYIACLGLGYIVNHEHLRLSKRFFSLLLFVVSLLSLWHVYVVPQGSEIMPEYLPVGGGLLGGSIVFVLTKIIGRLGTIIALAALTLVSMVLTNRFSLSKPLKFAGEEMKEGAATAAQKIESIHLNWKKDEPQNDIYDQEEEPDTRKRSRNGDKPKKSLAQKIKDTVSSNKPILHFDPEQIEGTSADSGAGATSRTDTAPRVYTPAIPPNIPDDEQKPVSVEETAPLFEPEQGAGEGSTEPQYKFPPFSLLDSPRPVNLKNSQKEMQRQGGIIEQTLSDFGVNASLINVTKGPSVTRYEVAPAPGVKVNKIQNLAEDIALKLAVTSVRIEPIPGKAAIGIEVPSNLKEPVTFRSIVDCDEVRRAKGKLCVGLGKDISGRVIVADLSKMPHLLIAGSTGSGKSVCINTIIASLLYRARPDEVKLILVDPKVVELTNYNGIPHLLTPVVTGPKQAASALHWAVVEMERRYSLFAKTGVRKVDDYNKIAGEGEKLPFIVVIIDELSDLMMVAAVDVEDAILRLAQKARAAGIHLILATQRPSVDVLTGTIKANIPSRIAFAVSSNTDSRTILDMSGAENLLGKGDMLYFPTGANKPIRVQGAFITDEEIARIVNFIKVESIPTNYTEEVTTQELSEDKKKHTTGPETEAEDPLFLDALQLVLDTHQASSSMLQRKFRIGYTRAARLVDTMEEKGIVSPADGSKPRTLRMSEAAIEERFFNKNKKEADF
- a CDS encoding DUF4115 domain-containing protein → MKKVGEYLQKLRVEKNVSLEEVAEKTGIRVQYLQALENGDYNKIPGDVFIKGFIRNYGNYLGVDGNGLVDAYIKENEQPAASAPAADQSSDTIVIHRPLSSHDEEEGDGATKPLDVVPLSDAPPTVPESEEEEEPQPEIKPFIKELDDDDLADLENAAEEESQGGFVQRIKRFIDENLYEDVPDEEDDKGSGAFSGYAYQKEEEDGSKKGLAAYLNMKVFTVVFGVCLLIFCLVMAYFIFGGKTTPEIPATTSLSDSVKSENSNTRAAEKEEQKAQETEKTDTTKDTKKEEKKSETKTYGQATKGGVTVEVTYNKPVWTQTSIDGKSVEAMTVPKGSTRIFNGKKSVRITFGSIRDVSIKVNGKDAPLKDTEWGTMTKTFTAK
- the rimO gene encoding 30S ribosomal protein S12 methylthiotransferase RimO yields the protein MKIGVVSLGCPKNLVDSEVMMGLIEERKWEITNDPAAADIIIVNTCGFIESAKTESINTILQMAEYKKGDAHKKLIMTGCLGQRYADELFESLPEVDAIVGTECYDRIGEVIDRVEKGERFKMILPVKAYSQKANRVLTTPKYTAYLKIAEGCSNCCTYCAIPKIRGPYRSRPYEEIIAEARKLADAGVKEIILVAQDTTQYGIDLYGKYRLAELLRDLNKIEKLKWIRILYCYPDSFTDELIETIATCEKVCHYVDLPLQHASNSLLKTMRRRDTREQVETLLDKLRRRIPDICLRTTFIVGFPGETEEQFEELLDFTEKERFQCAGVFTYSKEEGTEAAEMPNQIDEDVKQDRYHRLMALQAKISEEIQQSREGRTLEVVVEGHDEENPDLAVGRSYAEAPDIDGKIFIENGRNLKTGSFVKVEIQQGFTYEAVAQLVTE